One Streptomyces sp. B21-105 genomic region harbors:
- a CDS encoding DUF6213 family protein, translated as MNREVTLPLIVDDRGTLQVTAADVSKLLRTLGGRWLHLVEAGAEGLDEDTVAALTIELAKLADRIDVACIAHSSGGTS; from the coding sequence GTGAACCGCGAAGTGACCCTGCCCCTGATCGTCGACGACCGCGGGACCTTGCAGGTGACCGCGGCGGACGTGAGCAAGCTGCTCCGCACGCTGGGGGGCCGGTGGCTGCATCTCGTCGAGGCCGGGGCGGAGGGTCTCGACGAGGACACCGTCGCCGCGTTGACGATCGAGCTCGCCAAGCTCGCCGACCGCATCGACGTGGCCTGCATCGCCCACAGCAGCGGGGGGACTTCGTAG
- a CDS encoding MurT ligase domain-containing protein codes for MAGNSDPLTPRAKIAVTAGKAVAAASRAAGRGSGSVIGGRVALKLDPDLLARLAQNLDVVLVSATNGKTTTTRLIAEALRAAGPVVSNALGANMPAGITSALAGGSDARYGVIEVDEKYLAGVARDTAPKCIALLNLSRDQLDRAAETRMLAENWREGLAGSKAVVVANADDPLVVWAASSSPNVVWVAAGQMWKDDAWSCPSCGGVMQRPGDDWFCGECGFRRPTPSWALSGDHVIDPHGSAWPIHLQLPGRANKANAASSAAVAAVFGVPPQVALERMYAVQAVAGRYDVVQFQGRDLRLLLAKNPAGWLETFSLIDPPPTPVILSVNARGADGTDTSWLWDVDYTRLTGHPIFVVGDRKLDLAVRLEVANQHFQVCENLDQAVQQAPPGRIEVIANYTAFQDLRRRVGN; via the coding sequence ATGGCAGGCAACTCGGACCCGCTCACGCCGCGGGCCAAGATCGCCGTGACCGCGGGCAAGGCGGTCGCGGCGGCGTCGCGCGCCGCGGGGCGCGGCAGCGGTTCGGTGATCGGCGGCCGGGTGGCGCTCAAACTCGACCCCGACCTCCTCGCCAGGCTCGCCCAGAACCTGGACGTGGTCCTCGTCTCGGCGACCAACGGCAAGACCACCACCACCCGGCTGATCGCCGAGGCGCTGCGCGCCGCCGGCCCGGTCGTGTCCAACGCGCTCGGCGCCAACATGCCGGCCGGCATCACCTCGGCCCTCGCGGGCGGCTCCGATGCCCGCTACGGCGTCATCGAGGTCGACGAGAAGTACCTCGCGGGCGTCGCCCGGGACACCGCCCCCAAGTGCATCGCGCTCCTCAACCTCTCCCGCGACCAGCTGGACCGCGCCGCCGAGACCCGGATGCTCGCGGAGAACTGGCGTGAGGGGCTCGCCGGCTCCAAGGCCGTCGTGGTCGCCAACGCCGACGACCCGCTGGTGGTCTGGGCGGCCTCCTCCTCGCCCAACGTCGTCTGGGTCGCCGCCGGCCAGATGTGGAAGGACGACGCCTGGTCGTGCCCGTCCTGCGGCGGCGTCATGCAGCGGCCCGGCGACGACTGGTTCTGCGGCGAGTGCGGCTTCCGCCGTCCGACGCCGAGCTGGGCGCTCTCCGGCGACCACGTCATCGACCCGCACGGGTCGGCCTGGCCGATCCACCTCCAGCTGCCCGGCCGCGCCAACAAGGCCAACGCCGCCTCGTCCGCCGCCGTGGCCGCCGTCTTCGGCGTGCCGCCGCAGGTGGCGCTCGAGCGGATGTACGCGGTGCAGGCCGTCGCCGGGCGCTATGACGTCGTCCAGTTCCAGGGGCGCGACCTCCGGCTGCTGCTGGCGAAGAACCCGGCCGGCTGGCTCGAGACGTTCAGCCTGATCGACCCGCCGCCGACCCCGGTCATCCTCTCGGTGAACGCGCGCGGCGCCGACGGCACCGACACCTCCTGGCTGTGGGACGTCGACTACACGCGGCTGACCGGCCACCCGATCTTCGTCGTCGGCGACCGGAAGCTGGACCTCGCGGTGCGCCTCGAGGTCGCGAACCAGCACTTCCAGGTCTGCGAGAACCTCGACCAGGCCGTGCAGCAGGCGCCGCCCGGCCGCATCGAGGTCATCGCGAACTACACCGCGTTCCAGGACCTGCGCCGCCGCGTCGGCAACTGA
- a CDS encoding TetR family transcriptional regulator, whose protein sequence is MDTTQRTEQQRSADRRRRELLEAADRVVLREGPQASMNAIAAEAGITKPILYRHFGDKGGLYAALATRHTDALLDSLRAALDAPAERRERVEATLDTYLAAIEARPQVYRFLMHPADTGTGPDQGFDVGKHSAPLLRRMGEELAQVIEERLDLGPGSQQLARVWGHGIVGMMHAAGDWWLGERPCSRAELVRSLADLLWGRLAAAGDKVGGPGF, encoded by the coding sequence ATGGACACCACGCAGCGGACCGAGCAGCAAAGGTCCGCCGACCGCCGACGGCGCGAGTTGCTGGAGGCCGCCGACCGGGTGGTGCTGCGCGAAGGCCCCCAGGCTTCCATGAACGCCATCGCGGCGGAGGCCGGCATCACCAAACCCATCCTCTACCGCCACTTCGGCGACAAGGGCGGACTCTACGCCGCTCTCGCCACCCGGCACACGGACGCCCTGCTCGACTCGCTGCGCGCCGCGCTCGACGCGCCCGCCGAACGGCGGGAACGGGTCGAGGCGACCCTCGACACCTACCTCGCCGCGATCGAGGCCCGGCCGCAGGTGTACCGGTTCCTGATGCACCCTGCCGACACCGGTACCGGCCCCGACCAGGGCTTCGACGTCGGCAAGCACAGCGCGCCCCTGCTGCGCCGGATGGGCGAGGAGCTGGCCCAGGTGATCGAGGAGCGGCTGGATCTCGGTCCCGGCAGCCAGCAGCTCGCCCGGGTGTGGGGACACGGGATCGTCGGGATGATGCACGCGGCGGGCGACTGGTGGCTGGGCGAGCGGCCGTGCTCGCGGGCCGAACTGGTGCGGAGCCTGGCCGACCTGCTGTGGGGTCGCCTCGCTGCGGCCGGCGACAAGGTGGGCGGCCCCGGCTTCTGA
- a CDS encoding NADP-dependent succinic semialdehyde dehydrogenase produces MPIATVNPANGETLETYEAMDAEELERRLQLAEATFRTYRTTTFPERARLLNRAADLLDEDRPEIARTMTVEMGKPVRQARAEAAKCAKAMRWYAEHARELLADEEPSAADVKDSGGSRAVVRYRPLGPVLAVMPWNFPLWQVVRFAAPALMAGNVGLLKHASNVPRTALYLEELFHRAGFPEGCFQTLLVGSGAVDEILRDERVKAATLTGSEPAGRAVAATAGEMIKKTVLELGGSDPYVVMPSADVDRAAEVAVTARVQNNGQSCIAAKRFIVHTDVYDAFVERFVAGMAALKVGDPLEEETDIGPLASEQGRSDLEELVDDARRSGAEVLCGGERPDGPGWYYPPTVLAGVTREMRIHREEAFGPVATVYRAADLDAAVLIANDSPFGLSSNVWTRDEAEVDRFVRDLEAGGVFVNGMTASHPGFPFGGVKRSGYGRELSGHGIREFCNITTVWHGA; encoded by the coding sequence ATGCCCATCGCGACGGTGAACCCGGCGAACGGCGAGACGCTCGAGACGTACGAGGCCATGGACGCGGAGGAGCTGGAACGCCGGCTCCAGCTCGCCGAGGCCACCTTCCGCACGTACCGGACGACGACGTTCCCCGAACGCGCACGGCTGCTGAACCGGGCCGCCGACCTGCTCGACGAGGACCGGCCGGAGATCGCCCGGACCATGACCGTCGAGATGGGCAAACCGGTCAGGCAGGCGCGGGCCGAGGCCGCGAAGTGCGCCAAGGCGATGCGCTGGTACGCCGAGCACGCGCGGGAACTGCTCGCCGACGAGGAGCCGTCCGCCGCCGACGTGAAGGACTCCGGCGGCTCGCGCGCCGTGGTCCGGTACCGGCCGCTGGGTCCGGTGCTCGCGGTGATGCCGTGGAACTTCCCGCTGTGGCAGGTCGTGCGGTTCGCCGCGCCCGCGCTGATGGCGGGCAACGTGGGCCTGCTCAAGCACGCCTCGAACGTCCCGCGGACCGCCCTGTACCTGGAGGAGCTGTTCCACCGGGCCGGTTTCCCCGAGGGCTGCTTCCAGACGCTGCTGGTCGGTTCGGGCGCGGTGGACGAGATCCTGCGCGACGAACGCGTCAAGGCGGCGACCCTGACGGGCAGCGAGCCGGCCGGCCGGGCCGTCGCCGCCACCGCCGGCGAGATGATCAAGAAGACGGTGCTGGAGCTGGGCGGCAGCGACCCGTACGTGGTGATGCCGTCCGCGGACGTCGACCGGGCGGCCGAGGTCGCGGTGACCGCGCGGGTGCAGAACAACGGGCAGTCGTGCATCGCCGCCAAGCGGTTCATCGTTCACACGGACGTGTACGACGCGTTCGTCGAGCGGTTCGTCGCGGGCATGGCGGCGCTGAAGGTCGGGGATCCGCTGGAGGAGGAGACGGACATCGGCCCGCTGGCGAGCGAACAGGGGCGGTCCGACCTGGAGGAACTGGTGGACGACGCGCGGCGCTCGGGGGCCGAGGTGCTGTGCGGCGGCGAGCGGCCCGACGGGCCCGGCTGGTACTACCCGCCGACCGTCCTGGCCGGTGTCACGCGGGAGATGCGCATCCACCGCGAGGAGGCGTTCGGGCCGGTGGCGACCGTGTACCGGGCGGCCGACCTGGACGCGGCGGTGCTCATCGCCAACGACTCGCCGTTCGGGCTGAGTTCCAACGTGTGGACGCGTGACGAGGCCGAGGTCGACCGGTTCGTCCGGGATCTGGAGGCCGGCGGGGTGTTCGTCAACGGGATGACCGCGTCCCATCCGGGGTTCCCGTTCGGCGGGGTGAAGCGGTCCGGATACGGCCGTGAGCTGTCCGGGCACGGAATCCGGGAGTTCTGCAACATCACCACGGTTTGGCACGGTGCGTGA
- a CDS encoding type 1 glutamine amidotransferase, whose translation MSDNQLRLVWIYPDLLSTYGDQGNALVVERRARQRGLDVARLDVRSDQPIPTSGDIYLIGGGEDRPQRLAAERLRRDAHLYQAVNNGAIVFAVCAGYQILGHEFVNDLGQREPGLGLLDVTTTRGEGERCVGDVLGDIDPRLGLPQLTGFENHQGVTHLGPTARPLARVQLGKGNGTGDGTEGAYNDTVFGTYMHGPVLARNPLIADLLLKLALDVNALPPIDDRWYEALRSERIAAAQQPA comes from the coding sequence ATGAGCGACAACCAACTGCGGCTGGTGTGGATCTACCCGGACCTGCTGAGCACCTACGGCGACCAGGGCAACGCCCTCGTCGTCGAGCGCCGCGCGCGCCAGCGCGGTCTCGACGTGGCCCGGCTCGACGTGCGCAGCGACCAGCCGATCCCGACCTCCGGCGACATCTACCTCATCGGCGGCGGCGAGGACCGGCCGCAGCGGCTCGCGGCGGAGCGGCTGCGCCGGGACGCGCACCTGTACCAGGCGGTGAACAACGGCGCGATCGTGTTCGCGGTCTGCGCCGGCTACCAGATCCTCGGCCACGAGTTCGTCAACGACCTCGGCCAGCGCGAGCCGGGCCTCGGCCTGCTGGACGTGACGACGACGCGCGGCGAGGGCGAGCGGTGCGTCGGCGACGTCCTCGGCGACATCGACCCGCGGCTCGGCCTGCCCCAGCTGACCGGGTTCGAGAACCACCAGGGCGTCACCCACCTCGGTCCGACCGCCCGTCCGCTGGCCCGCGTCCAGCTCGGGAAGGGCAACGGCACCGGCGACGGCACGGAGGGCGCGTACAACGACACCGTGTTCGGCACGTACATGCACGGCCCGGTGCTGGCGCGCAACCCGCTGATCGCCGACCTGCTGCTGAAGCTGGCGCTCGACGTGAACGCGCTGCCGCCGATCGACGACCGCTGGTACGAGGCGCTGCGCAGCGAGCGCATCGCCGCCGCTCAGCAGCCCGCGTGA
- a CDS encoding 6-phosphofructokinase, which produces MRIGVLTSGGDCPGLNAVIRSVVHRAVVDHGDEVIGFRDGWKGLLECDYLKLDLDAVGGILARGGTILGSSRVQPSHLRDGVERAKGHVQDLGLDAIIPIGGEGTLKAARLMSDSGLPVVGVPKTIDNDIAVTDVTFGFDTAVGVATDALDRLKTTAESHQRVLVVEVMGRHTGWIALHSGMAAGAHAIVVPERPFDIDELARRVGERFEAGKRFAIVVAAEGAKPAPGGMAFDEGAKDVYGHERFAGIARQLSIELESRLGKEARPVILGHVQRGGTPTAYDRVLATRFGWHAVEAVHRGEFGHMTALRGTDIVMVPLAEAVETLKTVPEERYAEAETVL; this is translated from the coding sequence ATGCGCATTGGTGTCCTCACGTCCGGCGGCGACTGCCCCGGCCTGAACGCCGTCATCCGGTCCGTCGTGCACCGCGCCGTCGTGGACCACGGCGACGAGGTCATCGGCTTCCGGGACGGCTGGAAGGGCCTCCTGGAGTGCGACTACCTCAAGCTCGACCTCGACGCGGTGGGCGGCATCCTCGCCCGCGGCGGCACCATCCTCGGTTCCTCGCGGGTCCAGCCCTCGCATCTGCGGGACGGCGTGGAGCGGGCCAAGGGCCATGTCCAGGACCTCGGTCTCGACGCGATCATCCCGATCGGCGGTGAGGGCACCCTCAAGGCGGCCCGGCTGATGTCCGACAGCGGGCTGCCCGTCGTCGGCGTGCCGAAGACCATCGACAACGACATCGCCGTCACCGACGTCACCTTCGGCTTCGACACCGCCGTCGGCGTCGCGACCGACGCGCTGGACCGGCTGAAGACCACCGCCGAGTCGCACCAGCGGGTGCTGGTGGTCGAGGTCATGGGGCGGCACACCGGCTGGATAGCGCTGCACTCCGGCATGGCGGCCGGCGCGCACGCCATCGTCGTGCCGGAACGGCCCTTCGACATCGACGAGCTGGCCCGCCGGGTCGGCGAGCGGTTCGAGGCGGGCAAGCGGTTCGCGATCGTGGTCGCCGCGGAGGGCGCCAAGCCCGCCCCCGGCGGCATGGCCTTCGACGAGGGCGCCAAGGACGTCTACGGGCACGAGCGGTTCGCCGGCATCGCCCGGCAGCTCTCCATCGAGCTGGAGTCCCGGCTCGGCAAGGAGGCCCGGCCGGTCATCCTGGGGCATGTGCAGCGCGGCGGCACGCCGACCGCCTACGACAGGGTGCTGGCCACGCGGTTCGGCTGGCACGCGGTGGAGGCCGTGCACCGCGGCGAGTTCGGCCACATGACGGCCCTGCGCGGCACGGACATCGTGATGGTGCCGCTGGCGGAGGCCGTGGAAACGCTGAAGACGGTCCCCGAGGAGCGCTACGCCGAGGCGGAGACCGTCCTGTAG
- the def gene encoding peptide deformylase, translating to MRHGSIPGARGRVRPLTLLGDPALHTRCEDVTDFGPQLARLVEDMFATMYAAQGVGLAANQVGEALRVFVYDCPDDEDVRHVGHVVNPRLVEADGLVLRGPEGCLSLPGLEAGTERHDHAVVEGRTMTGERLRVHGTGFFARCLQHECDHLEGTVYADRVSGWRARRLTRQVRRASWHNAP from the coding sequence ATGCGACACGGCTCCATCCCGGGCGCCCGCGGGCGCGTCCGGCCCCTCACCCTGCTCGGCGACCCCGCCCTGCACACCCGTTGCGAGGACGTCACCGACTTCGGCCCCCAACTCGCCCGTCTCGTCGAGGACATGTTCGCGACGATGTACGCGGCCCAGGGCGTCGGCCTGGCGGCCAACCAGGTCGGGGAGGCGCTGCGGGTGTTCGTCTACGACTGCCCCGACGACGAGGACGTCCGTCATGTGGGCCATGTGGTGAACCCGCGTCTGGTCGAGGCCGACGGACTGGTCCTGCGCGGCCCCGAGGGCTGTCTGTCCCTGCCGGGGCTGGAGGCGGGGACGGAGCGCCACGACCACGCCGTGGTCGAGGGCCGCACGATGACGGGGGAGCGGCTGCGGGTCCACGGCACGGGATTCTTCGCCAGATGCCTGCAGCACGAGTGCGACCACCTGGAGGGCACGGTGTACGCGGACCGGGTCTCGGGCTGGCGCGCCAGACGGCTGACCCGCCAGGTGCGCCGCGCCTCCTGGCACAACGCGCCCTAG
- a CDS encoding acyl-CoA dehydrogenase family protein, with protein sequence MAEFTMELNDEQKEVRDWLHGFAADVIRPAAAEWDEREETPWPVIQEAAKVGIYSLDFYAQQYFDPTGLGIPMAMEELFWGDAGIALSIVGTGLAAVGVLANGTEEQIGTWIPQMYGDANDVKVAAFCSSEPDAGSDVASLRTRAVYDEAKDEWVLNGTKTWATNGGIANVHVVVAAVDPELGSKGHASFIVPPGTPGLAQGQKFKKHGIRASHTAEVVLDNVRVPGACLLGGKEKLDERLARARERAKTGGERVKNAAMATFEASRPAVGAMAVGTARAAYEVALDYAKTREQFGRPIIDNQGVAFQLADMRTQIDAARLLVWRASWMAVNGKPFTAAEGSMSKLYASETAKKVTAQAIQILGGNGYTREYPVERMHRDAAIYTIFEGTSEIQRLVIARTLSGMSIR encoded by the coding sequence ATGGCCGAGTTCACCATGGAGCTCAACGACGAACAGAAGGAGGTCCGGGACTGGCTGCACGGCTTCGCCGCCGACGTCATCCGCCCCGCGGCAGCCGAATGGGACGAGCGTGAGGAGACTCCCTGGCCGGTCATCCAGGAGGCCGCGAAGGTCGGCATCTACTCCCTCGACTTCTACGCGCAGCAGTACTTCGACCCCACCGGCCTCGGCATCCCGATGGCCATGGAGGAGCTGTTCTGGGGCGACGCGGGCATCGCCCTGTCCATCGTGGGCACCGGGCTGGCCGCCGTGGGCGTCCTCGCCAACGGGACCGAGGAGCAGATCGGCACCTGGATCCCGCAGATGTACGGCGACGCGAACGACGTCAAGGTGGCCGCCTTCTGCTCCTCCGAGCCCGACGCCGGCTCCGACGTGGCCTCCCTGCGCACCCGGGCCGTGTACGACGAGGCCAAGGACGAGTGGGTGCTCAACGGGACCAAGACCTGGGCGACCAACGGCGGCATCGCCAACGTCCACGTGGTCGTCGCGGCCGTGGACCCCGAGCTCGGCTCCAAGGGGCACGCCTCCTTCATCGTCCCGCCGGGCACCCCGGGGCTCGCCCAGGGCCAGAAGTTCAAGAAGCACGGCATCCGCGCCTCGCACACCGCCGAGGTCGTCCTCGACAACGTGCGGGTCCCCGGCGCCTGCCTGCTCGGCGGCAAGGAGAAGCTGGACGAGCGGCTGGCGCGGGCCCGCGAGCGGGCGAAGACGGGCGGCGAGAGGGTGAAGAACGCGGCGATGGCCACGTTCGAGGCATCGCGCCCCGCCGTCGGCGCGATGGCCGTCGGCACGGCCCGCGCCGCCTACGAGGTCGCCCTCGACTACGCCAAGACGCGTGAGCAGTTCGGCCGCCCGATCATCGACAACCAGGGCGTCGCCTTCCAGCTCGCGGACATGCGCACCCAGATCGACGCCGCGCGGCTGCTGGTCTGGCGCGCCTCCTGGATGGCGGTCAACGGCAAGCCGTTCACCGCCGCCGAGGGCTCGATGTCGAAGCTGTACGCCAGCGAGACGGCGAAGAAGGTCACCGCGCAGGCCATCCAGATCCTCGGCGGCAACGGCTACACCCGCGAGTACCCGGTGGAGCGCATGCACCGCGACGCGGCGATCTACACCATTTTCGAAGGCACGAGCGAGATCCAGCGCCTGGTGATCGCCAGGACGCTCTCCGGGATGTCCATCCGGTAG
- a CDS encoding sensor histidine kinase — MSGFLAGVCIAILPFLAAGFWLGRRTGRPERLGGLGTPVEHATFQTLHTASLAAPPLRAGLTEETARRSARRLRTLLGTDALCLTDEEQVLVWDGVGSHHRAEIMERLAGPLDSGRGEAFRLACEHADCPVRWAVVAPLTVDDRVHGALVACAPRESAVLVRAAGEVARWVSVQLELADLDQSRTRLIEAEIKALRAQISPHFIFNSLAVIASFVRTDPERARELLLEFADFTRYSFRRHGDFTTLADELHAIDHYLALVRARFGDRLAVTLQIAPEVLPVALPFLCLQPLVENAVKHGLEGKAGTCHIQITAQDAGAEALVVIEDDGAGMDPVALRRILAGEVGPSGGIGLSNVDDRLRQVYGDDHGLVIETALGAGMKITARLPKYQPGVHSAARLGPG, encoded by the coding sequence GTGAGCGGCTTCCTCGCGGGCGTCTGCATCGCGATCCTGCCGTTCCTCGCCGCCGGATTCTGGCTCGGGCGGCGGACCGGGCGCCCGGAACGTCTCGGCGGCCTCGGCACCCCCGTCGAGCACGCCACCTTCCAGACCCTGCACACCGCGTCCCTCGCCGCGCCCCCGCTGCGGGCCGGACTCACCGAGGAGACCGCCCGCAGGTCGGCCCGAAGACTGCGTACCCTGCTCGGCACGGACGCCCTGTGCCTGACCGACGAGGAGCAGGTGCTGGTCTGGGACGGGGTGGGATCCCATCACCGCGCCGAGATCATGGAGCGGCTGGCCGGTCCGCTGGACAGCGGCCGCGGCGAGGCCTTCCGCCTGGCCTGCGAGCACGCCGACTGCCCCGTCCGCTGGGCCGTGGTCGCCCCGCTCACCGTCGACGACCGGGTGCACGGCGCGCTCGTCGCCTGCGCGCCCCGCGAGTCCGCCGTGCTGGTCCGGGCGGCCGGCGAGGTGGCCCGCTGGGTCAGCGTCCAACTGGAGCTGGCCGACCTCGACCAGTCGCGCACCCGGCTGATCGAGGCGGAGATCAAGGCGCTGCGCGCCCAGATCTCCCCGCACTTCATCTTCAACTCCCTCGCAGTGATCGCCTCGTTCGTGCGCACCGACCCCGAGCGCGCCCGCGAACTGCTGCTGGAGTTCGCCGACTTCACCCGCTACTCGTTCCGCAGACACGGCGACTTCACCACCCTCGCCGACGAGCTGCACGCCATCGACCACTACCTGGCGCTGGTACGGGCACGCTTCGGCGACCGCCTCGCCGTGACCCTGCAGATCGCCCCCGAGGTGCTCCCGGTGGCACTGCCCTTCCTCTGCCTCCAGCCGCTGGTGGAGAACGCCGTCAAGCACGGCCTGGAGGGCAAGGCAGGCACCTGCCACATCCAGATCACCGCGCAGGACGCCGGCGCCGAGGCCCTCGTCGTGATCGAGGACGACGGCGCCGGCATGGACCCGGTGGCGCTGCGCCGCATCCTGGCCGGCGAGGTCGGCCCCTCCGGCGGCATCGGCCTGTCCAACGTGGACGACCGGCTGCGTCAGGTCTACGGCGACGACCACGGCCTGGTCATCGAGACGGCCCTCGGCGCGGGTATGAAGATCACCGCCCGGCTGCCGAAATACCAGCCGGGCGTGCACTCCGCGGCCCGCCTCGGCCCCGGATGA
- a CDS encoding cytochrome c oxidase assembly protein, translating into MDHGGHGMTMDLPPFTLGRGLQWSADPFFLVACLVGLGLYGWGVLRLRRRGDAWPVGRTVSFVVGVLTVMLVMCTGLNDYGMVMFSVHMVQHMVISMLSPILLLLGAPMTLALRALPAAGRGRKGPRELLLMLLHSRYMRIVTHPAFTIPLFIASLYALYFTPLFDFLMGSKTGHVAMMVHFLAVGVVFFWPIIGVDPGPHRPGHLMRMLELFAGMPFHAFFGIALMMASEPMVKTFENPPASLGIDALADQNAAGGIAWAFSEIPSVLVLIALLFQWYGSEQRQARRTDRAADRDGDQELEAYNAYLASLDARGR; encoded by the coding sequence ATGGACCACGGCGGGCACGGCATGACGATGGATCTGCCGCCGTTCACGCTGGGACGTGGCCTTCAGTGGTCGGCGGACCCGTTCTTCCTCGTCGCCTGTCTTGTGGGGCTCGGACTGTACGGGTGGGGCGTGCTGCGGCTGCGGCGGCGCGGGGACGCCTGGCCGGTCGGGCGGACGGTGTCGTTCGTCGTCGGCGTGCTGACCGTGATGCTGGTGATGTGCACCGGGCTGAACGACTACGGCATGGTCATGTTCAGCGTGCACATGGTGCAGCACATGGTGATCAGCATGCTGTCGCCGATCCTGCTGCTGCTCGGAGCTCCCATGACGCTCGCGCTGCGTGCGCTGCCGGCCGCCGGCCGGGGCCGCAAGGGGCCGCGTGAGCTGCTGCTGATGCTCCTGCACAGCCGCTACATGCGGATCGTCACCCATCCCGCGTTCACCATCCCGCTGTTCATCGCGAGCCTCTACGCCCTCTACTTCACCCCGCTGTTCGACTTCCTGATGGGCTCGAAGACGGGGCACGTCGCGATGATGGTGCACTTCCTCGCCGTCGGCGTGGTGTTCTTCTGGCCGATCATCGGCGTGGATCCGGGTCCGCACCGGCCGGGCCATCTGATGCGGATGCTGGAGCTGTTCGCGGGCATGCCGTTCCACGCGTTCTTCGGCATCGCGCTGATGATGGCGTCGGAGCCGATGGTGAAGACGTTCGAGAACCCGCCGGCCTCCCTCGGCATCGACGCGCTCGCCGACCAGAACGCGGCCGGCGGCATCGCCTGGGCGTTCAGCGAGATCCCGTCCGTGCTGGTGCTGATCGCGCTGCTGTTCCAGTGGTACGGCTCCGAGCAGCGCCAGGCGAGGCGCACGGACCGGGCCGCCGACCGGGACGGGGACCAGGAGCTGGAGGCCTACAACGCCTATCTTGCGTCACTCGACGCACGCGGGCGCTGA